The DNA sequence ACTCGGTGTTAAGCGTAACTTTCTCCTTGCTTTTCCGTAGATGAGTCTCTGTCAGCCTCTGCACACCATACTAATGGATTTCTTGAAGATTTAAGTCGAACAAGGCCATCGTTATCACCCTCGCCACCCTTTTTCACTACTGTcttggaggaggaaaaaaacatgcctggcactCAACAACTCATTCCTCAACCCCGCCATGAATCCTTCGCTCTAGGTGACTTTGGTGCAAGAGACTCACAGCCTCTTTCTACTCATCCATCTCAACATGTTCTGGGATTCTTTCCGCGATTAGAAGAATCCAAACTTTCAATAGCCTGGAAAGTGGCTCAGATTAATTCTGCCAAACAAACAGTTCTCTTGAAAACACCTTCAATATCTCAAATGCAATTGCAGTTAAATTTGTCAAGGCCTCCTGCTTTTGAAAGGTCTACAGTGCCACCACTTAGTTTTACAAAAGAAGAAGCTCAAGTTGTTCGAGGCAGTGAGTCAGAAAAAACACTTACAACAGTGACCTTACTAGCCGGTGATCCACTGGATTTCAGTGATCTTCCATCAGACAAAGCTGACATTTTAGGTCATGTCCCTACAAAGGCTCCAAGTACAATAAAGCATGGGAACGCTCTTCACACAAGCGGTTCCTCAATGCCAGAGAATAAACAAGTGAACATTCGCGCCAATCGACATGAGATTTTATCGCCAAGCTACCATGTGCCTTTCATCAGCCCTTATCTCATTTCCTCATCATCTGAACCGACTGATGCGCCACCAGAGGACCTCTACCCCACAAAAAGCATGGACTTCGACTGGGGAAGTGGAGATTATTTGGAGACGATAGCATTCAGTCCAGAGGAAGAGGACTATTCTCTGGCCACCAAGGTTCCCGACACTTACGATCAAGAGGAGAATAGAGAACATTACGATACAGCCTTTCCCTCCAGGGTGGGAACGTCCCTTTCGTCCTTGCGTCATCTTCATACCGTGCCGTCTTCAAGCCCGATGAACATCTACTCAACACATTTACTTTTAACATCAATTGAACCCTCATATACTTCCCCAGTTCACTCCACAAGATATTACATGCAAGAGCTTACTCCCACAATTAACAGTGAGACATTAGAAGCATCGGACAACATAGACTGGTTGGATACTTACAGTATTCAACCAACCGATGCCTTATTACCTGACATGAACAGTTTGGAGTATTACACCACACAGCTGACTAAAGAGAAATCTGGTTCAGGGAGTGAAGCTGAACAAAGAGGGTATGTCACTGTGCTCCCGATCAGTTCTTCAGACAACcccatcaccagcatcccccgaGATGTAAAACTGACTGAGGATGACTCCGAAAGGGATTTTTCAGGCTCTGAACCTCACGGTGAAACAACTATCATAAGAACAACAGAGATATTAAATAGTTCCAAGCCTTTTCTATACCATTCCATTGTCACAACACCCTTTCTTGATGCCCCGTCCTCCTTATGGGCCACTCACATGTCAACTGCAGATGGGTTTGCAGGTACTCATACTGTTGGCCTGCACAGCTCTGTAGTTACACTACCTAGTCCTACAGATTTTTTGCCAGATGCTGGAATGTCTTCCTTCACTCTGACTGATGTCCAGTGGTTTGTCACAGAGGTCTTCCAACAAAGTACTACACTGCACCCTACTTCACTTTTCACTGCAACGACGGCTTTCTCTGATGGTCCTACTGGAAATCCTTCATCTGAACAAATGTTCAATATCAGTTCAGTCTCATCCAATGGCTCTCTGACCTCCACTTTTATGTTGGGTGATCAAGGAGTGACAAAAGATGAATTTGACAACCCAGCCACAATGACTTTGCTTCCAACCAACAGTGAAGCTAATACCATCTCACCCATAGCCACATCTCCAAGTGCCAGCACAAGTTCTCATCAAACCGTCAACGTTATCCCTGTCACGGATGGTGAATGGCAGACTACAACTCTGACATCCAGACGGTACCTCTGCAACCTTGCGAAGCCTGAGTATTTAATTAAAATAGGTAAGTCATTGAATTCTCCTTTATTAGGTTTCACAAATCTAGACTGTATGtgtaaattacattttgatgtcatttcCAAATGAATGTTTGATGGCTATTCGGTCACCTGACTTAATACTTTACTGTCCAGGTTTCCCATCTGGGACCAAAGATGAAGATGCCAAATCTCGGATTGGACAGATCCTTAAGCAGGAATTCAACAAATCGTTTGAGTTACAGGTACATGCTTTTCTACAGTGGAGTGTGAAAGATGCTTTATAGATTTTGTACTATAAATACAGTGGTGTGTTGACTTAtgagtttaatttgtttcatGACCTTGCCCCActgtcaccccccccacctcctatctcaaatcatctttctctATTGAAATTAATGGAAACACCGTTGATCTGttgcagccccccacccccaaataaaaaGTATTGCACTTTACCACAAAGTAATAATATCATTAAATATGATATGAGGATTTCAACAGATTCTGCATCATGATTTTAGGTTTCACAGCCCGTTGACATAATGCTCCCTTTGGTGTGCACATCCTGGTCAAAGAGATAATAACAAACATTACAATGAAAGAATTGGTCATCATCTGCTGCATGTTCCGAAGTTAGCTTCGTCCATTTAGTGCTTGCAATTCAAATTTTTGTaactcaaggaaaaaaaacaaacaacattggCCGAGCAATGGCTCCTGTCTCCCAATAAATGATAAGTCGAGATACCACTGTACAGTTATGTATTTTTACTGCAGTGAATGCACCATGCAAATGTTTCAAAAGAGTAAACCTGATTGCTTTGTTTGTTAAGGTTATCGAGCCACCACCAAAGTTTGTATTTCGGGTCGTATCCGATCCAGTTGTGTACACAGCCATATCTGTCATCAACGCCTTGCGAAGTTCAGGACGCCACTTCCTATTTATGTTGCCCGACTGGATGACACAAGTTAATAAATATCAAGTACATACAGGTGAGTTAGCCTTCAAATGattcaaatattcaatatatttttCAGCATAATATTTGTATTCGTAGTCTTCTCACATTCCTTCATCCTGTCTATGTGCAGTGTTGCAGTTTGTTCCAGGTCACATTGATGTACGGTTTTGCAACTTCAGTGAGCGCATTGAGCAAGGTTTGACAAGGGCCTTTGCAGAAGTGCGCCAGCGCTCCAAGGCATCAACCAATTTCACAGTGCATGTGAGTGCAGCAAAatggagggaaaatgtgaattatCACCTTGcactttcaaaatgtatttcataccAGAAGTAAAAATTAAAGAAACAGCAGTTTGGTTTGGTGAGTTTTTCCTTTGCTTCTTGCAAGCAAAATCTGCGTTGTGTAATCTAGGGCTGGCAAATGTTATGGGTTGCCAGAACATAAGTGTTGTGGatactaaaatatatatatgtatatgtgtgtgtatatatatatatatatatatatatatatatatataatcaacgCTTTGTtgtactcaagcaaccctagtcagaggggttacatgcagagaatgtgggctaaatggttacttcgaaacccacagtcacggttgaccacgaaacaactaggaGCTCAGTgatccaacatccacaaacgacaactgctgtcacaactttagattgatgaggtacaacgcaggttccatggtgaagggcctcaggctgccagatcagaggaggaggtcatacaagagattgggaggcaagccccaatgaatgcagatgatgagattgggtggccagccccaatgaatgaaatgctgagcgaggcagcaactgacctgaaagctaagatcatggcgagaatgaaagctgggcaacctagaaaccgattacaacggctatgtgaagtaccatctgaaagtctcatagaaagtgtgaatgcagcactgagggcgatccctaccgtaacgatcacagaaaccaatgagctgatatacgcttcagcatcagtgattctggagactctgggctataagagcaaccatggaaaccatgagatacgttacccaccatggaaaagacgagattgggtggccagccccaatgaatgaaatgctgagcgaggcagcaactgacctgaaagctaagatcatggcgagaatgaaagctgggcaacctagaaaccgattacaacggctatgtgaagtaccatctgaaagtctcatagaaagtgtgaatgcagcactgagggcgatccctaccccaatgatcacagaaaccaatgagctgatatacgcttcagcatcagtgatcctggagactctgggctataagagcaaccatggaagccatgagatacgttacccaccatggaaaagacggttggaggctaagatcaaggcggcccggaaagatgtgagtcaattgacggaggcccagagaggtgtgatgaaaaggccgatacccgagaggtacatccagatgaccatacctgaagcactcaaaactgccaaacaaaggctccaagccttgtccagtcgcctaaagcggtacacgaaagagattgaggccagacgaataaacaggctattcgcaacacaacctgcgaaagtgtacgctcagtggcagggtcctaacaacagagctgacccaccaagactggaaactgaaaggtactggaaaggcatatgggagaaggaggttgcacataacagcagtgcacaatggctggtgaccctgagagaggagcacagcaacctccctgaacagaacccagttaccataacagtggcagacatacaggaaagagtctcagatatgaagaactggacagcaccaggcctggacatggtccacacctactggctaaagaaactcacagcactccatgagcgccgagcagtacaaatgaaccagctgctgagggatggaacTCACAGAGaatggctaaccaaagggcgaacgatcctgatcatgaaggatccctcgaagggtgcagtcccatccaactatcggccaataacctgtctctccacaacatggaagctcatgtcaggcatcattgcggctaagataaatggacacatggatcaatacatgaacgaagcacagaagggcattggtagagataccagaggagccaaacatcagctcctggttgacagaacagtcgcacaagactgcaggtcccgacgtaccaacctgtgcacagcttggattgattacaagaaagcctatgactcgatgccacatacattgatcactgaatgcttggagttgtataaggtgaacaggaccctaagagccttcgttgcgaactcgatgaggatgtggaaaaccacacttgaagccaatggcaagccactttcccaagtgtccatcaaatgtggcatataccaaggtgatgcactctccccactgctgttctgcataggactgaaccccctaagccgggaacaggaccctaagagccttcgttgcgaactcgatgaggatgtggaaaaccacacttgaagccaatggcaagccactttcccaagtgtccatcaaatgtggcatataccaaggtgatgcactctccccactgctgttctgcataggactgaaccccctaagccaagtaatcaccaagacaggctatggatactgcctcagaaatggagctacaatcagtcacctcctctacatgcatgacataaagctgtatgctaagagcgaaagggacatagattccctgatccacacaaccaggatctacagcagtgacattgggatgtcattcgggcttgagaaatgtagtcggatggtgactaagagaagaaaggtagtccgcactgaaggggtctcactcccagaaggaacaatagcagacattgaggacagctacaagtaccttggtataccacaagccaatggcaacctcgaactggcaacaaggaaagcggctacggccaaatacctccagcgagtgaggcaagtcctaagaagccagctcaatggcaagaataagacccgggcaataaacagttatgccctgccagtgatcagataccctgcaggaataataaggtggccaaaggaagagattcagaccacggatgttaagacccgaaagctccttaccatgcatggagggttccatcccaaatccagcaccctgagactgtacgcaagccgaaaggaaggaggccggggactagtgagtgtgagagccactgtccaggatgaaacatccaagctccatgaatacatcaaggagaaggctccaacggatgacgtactccgagaatgtctcagacaatggggaacagaagatgaggcgctggaagagggaccatcatgggaggacaagcccctacacgggatgtaccaccggaccataactgaagtggctgatctcaagaagtcctatcagtggctagagagggctggcctgaaggacagcacagaggcactcatcctggcctctcaggagcaggccttgagcaccagagccatcgaggcccagatataccacaccagacaagacccaaggtgtaggttgtgcaaagaggcacctgagacgatccaacacataactgcagggtgtaagatgctggcagggaaagcctacatggaacgccataaccaggtggctggcatagtctactgaaacatctgtgcggagtatggactggaaaccccaaggtcaaaatgggaaacacctccgaaggtggtggagaatgacagagcgaagatcctgtgggacttccagatccagactgacaagatggtaatggtgaaccaaccagatatcgtgattatagataaagggcagaggaaagccgttgtagtggatgtagcggtcccaagtgatggaaacatcaggaagaaggaacatgagaaactcgagaaataccaagggctcagagaggagctggagagagcctggaaggtaaaggtgacagtcgtgcctgtggtggtcggagcactcggggcagtgacccccaaactagatgagtgtttgcaacagatccctggaacaacatcggacatctcagtccagaaatgtgcagtgctgggaacagcaaggatactgcgcagaaccctcaagcttcctggcctctggttgaggacccgagctgaatgagggacggacaccacccgaggggtgagatgaggattatttttttttaatataccgtattttcatgactatgaggcgccattaaaagtcttaaattttctccaaaatggacatcgccttatggtgcggagcgtcctttatatgcgccgagttccaaaatctgactgacagccgacacgctgtttatatagagaaaaggcggaagtgactgtggccaggcatgcgggaaagaagtcggccaatcagggaagggtgggcgtgtatatatacatatatggagagggagagagagagagagagagggagagagaggacaggcaagctagtccgccaatggtgaagggtgggcgtgtaagtggacgcctcaagccagtaccaacacttgtatagagtgtggcaatatgcattgttgcaaaacaactccggttttggtttctaagaacccctgaaaataaattcgacaaaaagacacgcctacgaagctcagttcaaacttaaagccaccggttatgcttttggcatgcgtgcccgtctcacagcagcggtgaaaaaacaagtcaagcaaatgaactctgagcttgccgttattcccggaggcttgactaaagaactccaaccgctggacatcggcatcaaccgggcgttcaaagtaaagttgcaaacggcatgggaacaatggatgatcggtggcaaacacaactttacaaagagtgagaggcagcgcttggcgagttacgcacacaatacgcaacaacaagagggaacgcggcgtttttgattgattacggtacttgcacaattgttcaattctttctacacacacgcgcgctgccaccatgtttcgctctgttctttactttcaaatgtgggaaagcttcacacgagagaaattttgactttgctgttgctactccttctttccgctcggcaatgcgtagcaactcacactagcatgtgatgcattcaatgacaactgagatgtgcagtcctctgcttctgatacagaggatgaggactttgatggatttctgggtgatgattgatcgaaaaacgtgagaacattgtacgatggctaaataaaatacaccccaactcagttctgctttcgttgcctttttaaaaacgtgtttttagcttatctgtatgtcttggcatgctaccgtatgccttggcatgctaccgtatgcttcaagctaacgtgttagagtgcgcgcatgcatgccgtatgtttaagctggcgtatgttttaccactgtaaaactgcggccattagtacggtgcgtcctgtgtatgtgtaaaatacagaaatgtcacccattaatgagactgcggccattagtacgatgcgtcgaatagtcgtgaaaatatggtatacatatatgtgtatatatgtgtatatgtgtatatatatatgtgtgtatatatatgtgtatatatatgtagacCAACCAGCAGGAAAAGCCTCCCTGTTACTGGTAGGCTGCGATGCAAGCAGCTCCAACTTTGGGCAGGCTTGCACTAGGGTGCTGTTGCACTTGCGCAATGCTCCACACAAACACCAAGAAAACCAAGTGCGGTGTAAAAAGGGCTTTGGGCATAAGAAAGATATGCGGTATTTAATTGACGGTTAAACATTGTGTGGTTTCATCACATTCAGTGAACATGCCTGGGGTGTCTCGGAGAGGAAAGAACGTACCATATTTggggcaagtttttttttttttaaatctctcaaattTGGCACAGTTATTAAAAATCTTCTCTCCTCTCTCTTGagtgtcagatttacagatATTTTTCTTGGCATTTTATAGagatgttttgggggggaatttgtATCCGTTATGAAACATATTTTGATAAACTCTGACAAGAAAGCAACACCTACTCATTAAAAGAAAGTAGTCATGTTTTCAGACTTGtcttggatttatttttcttttttgtaatgcTCTTGACAGCTATTgtctgattaactcattcagtaccagccaattctagtccaagtctgaaaagacgtttaaaaacgtctttgtgaatgaatgagttaaaatcaaaacaaacacacatttcggATAAAGGGTCCTCTAGATGTCTGAGAATCTTCACCTCaacattctgattctgaaaatccTTCAGCTTTCTCTTCCTGTTTAGTAAATAGCAAATATCTGTGAATTACCTATCGTCAGCCAAACACACTCTTTTTATTCATGCTCCAATATTTGAGGATTATAGGATCTTGGTTTTTTTGTTAATAAAGTACTTACTTTGATAGGTACAGAATTGGCCTGTGTTGAATTTTGTGTAACCTAATCTTGTGGCTGCTCTATATTTCACTATTGTTTCGGAATTTGTTGCAGTGTGGAATCATttcataaataaagaaatcaaaatgCCCCGGCCCAATTGTTTGCCCTACTTTTCATTAACTAAAGATTTTCTACAAAAGTAAAGCTGATAATGACCTTGGCCTGTAGATTTTATAAATTGAACAGGATTGTCACATTGTGCTGCAGATGATCAACATTACCATGGCAGttccaaaaaaaaggcaacaactGGGGAGGTATCCAGTGGATATCACCTTCATTGTGCACAGCCCCCAGGGTTATCTCATGGGATCAGAGGTTAGCATTGCTCTCATGAAGCTCACTAAGGTGGAATTCAGCTATTACATGGGCTTCCCTGCCCTGCAGATTGCCGAGCGTAAGtcttaaagatttttttaaacattattgctatagtatttttcatttaaatgtaCAGCAGTGATCTCTCTTATTTGTCATTTGTTCCGATGGTGGCTGGAACAAATGgacattatgattattttttctccctcttCATCAAAAGCATTTCATTATCCAAAGTTAAACACAAGCCAGTCCCTTCGCTCCTCCTGGGTGAGAACAGGTAAGATGGTTTATGTTAATTGTGATGATCTGCCATCATGTTAATCAACTTGTGCAATTTTTGAGTAAAATGTTTATTCTGCATATCTTACTTCTGCTTTTCAAAAATATAGTTCTCTTGGGAGTGCTGGACAGTGAAGTGGGCCAGAGGACCTTTCAAGCGAACATTGAGCGGAGGGTGGCCATGCTACTTGGGGAAGCCATGGGATTAGTCAGACGTGTCAAGAGAGCCACTAATGTTGGCAACAGTAGCGTTCAGGTACCATGTGGATATAGTGTatttttaaagtgacagtgACCCATCTGTGTCAGAGTGAATATCTCACGATTAGTTTCTTGATTTGgcaaacaattaccggtatgtttcAGTGACTATCTTTAgaacattgtgatgcttacgGAGTTGTTGATATTTGCACATTTCTCTGTTTGTAAATAGATGACTGATCATTAAGAAAGATTTCTTCCTTTTGCCTTTTGCTGATTGCCATCGCCTGATTCAAGTCCTAACTACCTTGCTCTCAAGTGACTACCGAGGGCTCCTCATTTGAGGCGAAGTGTTCGTGTAACCACTGAAAGCCTTCCAGCTTTACTAATCAGGCTCCAGCTTTTGTGTGGTTGCCCTGCACCTGCTCATCAGCCTCACGTGGCGCTGGATGGGAatatgttgccatggcaacagcatcCCATACAAGATCACAACTGCACCAagtgttgttcctcttcttcTCTGTAGCCCCACTTGATGCTTCCTGTGAGCTGCAAAGCTGCACAAATCACATAAATTATTCATTGTTACACTTGCCATTTTGCATGATGAAGACATTGTCTGTTTTTTAGCAGGTAGACATCCACAGAGCCATGGAATGGTGCTTGGTTAAAGATTTAGCCATCAGAAGAAAGGGAAATGCAACACAGAAAGTGATGAAACTTGAAGGCTGCCAGAGTGATACCTATCTTTCTGACTGTATAGCAACCTAACTGCGCCAGACCTTTCTGTCTTGTGTCATAAAAACAGAAAGCATTTCAGGAGCAGTGCTAAGCATTATGTGCTGTGTCCTTCTGCCTCTGAGCATTCAGAGGGACTTTGtgcatacacaaacacataaTTGCAATAAAATAAGCAATTTGAGTTGGCTTGAAGTATATAAAAACATATCTATATTTTATATCATACACAAAACTCGTTTTATCTCACACACTGCATTAATTGACTTAGCCGTGAGGTAGAACCATGTTATCATGAAAATACGATTATTACTGAATTTGAGTTTATTATGTCAGGTTTTATTCAAACATGACACCATTCGGCTAACCTTTTTTGGTAATATTAATCCCATTTATACTATTGACTGTTTTTGTCTTGGATTCAATCCGTGTGTTGGAGCCTTTTGGGTGGCGTTTGTATGTTCTTGCTCTTGTATGTAGACTCATGCAGGTTAATCGACAACTTGGAATTGTTCttaaatgtgaatgtgagtgtggatagtTGTCTGTTGAGAGTATATGGGCTCTCTTCTAGTATATGGCACACATAGAAATGTTGAGATATCCTAATTTGCGCCAGGGTGTGCATACCGCTGTGGCGAAGGTGTGTCCTTGAAGATAACCCAGACGGAGTGACAGAAAGTTGGTCTAACGTGCCTGTTCAAACCACCTCTAGATAGATCGTGGCACATGTGATCAAACTTGATTGTGGCGAATTGaatggatccatccatccattttctaatcttctgatcctcacgagggtcgcgggcgtgcttgcgcctatcccagctgtctttgagcagtaagCGGGatccaccctgaattggttgccagccaatcgcagggctcatgtagacgaacaaccatccgcgctcacaatcacacctgccatgtttttggaatgtgggaggaaagcagagtacccagagaaaacccacataggcacagggcgaacatgcaaactccacacaggaaagccgaagccggaatcaaacgctgcacctctgcattgtggtggacgtgctaaccagtgccTCACCATGCCGCCTatgtttattgttattaataTTGTTATTATAGTTGTGAAATGTTCCCACGAGTCAGCATGCAGCTGTGTGTGGGTGCGGTGCACACAAACAATCAAGGGTGGTGATACCTCAGGCCATGGATTACATTATTTAAGTTGCCAGTGGTTAACATTTGCTCACTTGACGAGTGTTATTCGCTTGCATTGTCTGTTGCCACACCGGCCAAGCCCAGTGACAATGTTCTGGTTGCACACAAATTGCTTTGTCGCTATGAGACGTATCCATGTGAGATGTAAAAGATGCTTTGAATGTCAATGCATGGAAGAGGCTGTGTTCATTTCCACGGTACAAAATGCCCTTTTTTAATGCGTCGGCTTGCATGTGGTTGCAAAATTACCAACACCGGGTCTAATATGCTTCCTGCAGATTTACACAAAGTGCTTCACAGGCCACAATAACAGAGCCCTATTTTCAGTATTTTGATTGACCGGTAATGCACCCATGATGTACCTCGCATTATCGCACAATTAGCTGATTTTCAAGTGAACTCTGCTTTATGTCAATTCATAGGTTGTGAGCATGAACCGACCTGTAGGTGTGGACCATCCCTTGGAAGTTGTGTATTTTGTGGAGCGTCCTGATGGCCAGAGGGTCCCTGCTGTTGAAACGTCCAACATTCTCAACAGCCTTGATGTCCAAAAGGCCGCCATCATCTTGGGCTATCGTGTTGAGGGCGTTTTAGCACAACGTGAGTATC is a window from the Hippocampus zosterae strain Florida chromosome 3, ASM2543408v3, whole genome shotgun sequence genome containing:
- the si:ch211-1e14.1 gene encoding UPF0606 protein KIAA1549 isoform X3, translating into MAGLVSFVGLLTMVKTYMDARGPGAVVLGMILLINMIVADSPVADESLSASAHHTNGFLEDLSRTRPSLSPSPPFFTTVLEEEKNMPGTQQLIPQPRHESFALGDFGARDSQPLSTHPSQHVLGFFPRLEESKLSIAWKVAQINSAKQTVLLKTPSISQMQLQLNLSRPPAFERSTVPPLSFTKEEAQVVRGSESEKTLTTVTLLAGDPLDFSDLPSDKADILGHVPTKAPSTIKHGNALHTSGSSMPENKQVNIRANRHEILSPSYHVPFISPYLISSSSEPTDAPPEDLYPTKSMDFDWGSGDYLETIAFSPEEEDYSLATKVPDTYDQEENREHYDTAFPSRVGTSLSSLRHLHTVPSSSPMNIYSTHLLLTSIEPSYTSPVHSTRYYMQELTPTINSETLEASDNIDWLDTYSIQPTDALLPDMNSLEYYTTQLTKEKSGSGSEAEQRGYVTVLPISSSDNPITSIPRDVKLTEDDSERDFSGSEPHGETTIIRTTEILNSSKPFLYHSIVTTPFLDAPSSLWATHMSTADGFAGTHTVGLHSSVVTLPSPTDFLPDAGMSSFTLTDVQWFVTEVFQQSTTLHPTSLFTATTAFSDGPTGNPSSEQMFNISSVSSNGSLTSTFMLGDQGVTKDEFDNPATMTLLPTNSEANTISPIATSPSASTSSHQTVNVIPVTDGEWQTTTLTSRRYLCNLAKPEYLIKIGFPSGTKDEDAKSRIGQILKQEFNKSFELQVIEPPPKFVFRVVSDPVVYTAISVINALRSSGRHFLFMLPDWMTQVNKYQVHTVLQFVPGHIDVRFCNFSERIEQGLTRAFAEVRQRSKASTNFTVHMINITMAVPKKRQQLGRYPVDITFIVHSPQGYLMGSEVSIALMKLTKVEFSYYMGFPALQIAEPFHYPKLNTSQSLRSSWVRTVLLGVLDSEVGQRTFQANIERRVAMLLGEAMGLVRRVKRATNVGNSSVQVVSMNRPVGVDHPLEVVYFVERPDGQRVPAVETSNILNSLDVQKAAIILGYRVEGVLAQPVEKVPLSPSDTENPKIWIIIGVVIPLLVAIVIIAILYWKLCRSDKLEFQPDAMTSIQQRQKSATSQSPVHWALPQHEMGKELSKEGEWCYEEEEEEYEEEENEEEIDVKDRKGTITLKSEDRTNCEKEEEESNEEGDHEEEEEEKEIKQPETKPFKAEEKHGQKNKATQKRTEGMKKEERMTVFPKGRRVKKELQAPSVKGFDFAKLHLGQQNRDDVMVVQESIPAGPLPISDKEGPSSSQNGDVPTPKSKNSASSTRASRSFRRRERISPSDGDSMVSDRSSGRESTEMNQIAQATPSDSKQTRPPPSNGLNEQMSSASIFEHVDRMSRATDVSRRLPNKVQLIAMQPMTVPPLNSHPGTGKLPDTNKEIQVAMRQKSEIEHHRNKIRLRAKRKGHYDFPAMNDIDLVDPKDQDHIYHKAQLQMDKILDQNVQVPSVFKEPPKKLVARGRRSPKQRIKGQSNGGMTDADKDHLITEDTDAVCRKCPGVNNVAYVSDPDQAPGLTHRCPSPTTDEVFLGPASSPPGHSPPPPTYMPPQPSIEEARQQMHSLLDDAFALVSPTSQGSSAGVTLPGVNANTSDSSPAGRGLRPWGPSFPGFGPYTGRFGDLSVSPPLVQGLMPRQDRGLTYLSPEEAPGPGGQLQLNNFYSSRGLYADELPTSARPRPVGGTAGAQLHQLTQVGLSSRMNGYPAGVRGYPGQNGGIGWNNYHEDIYCRALPDNSAIPRSVIREPSAPPTHLEAGAGYPSDPLSLDASPPTQSSASLIKAIREELLRLSQKQSYHS